In the genome of Candidatus Omnitrophota bacterium, the window TAGTCTTTTACTTTCGTGTATTTGAATTCCCTCTTTATGGCGCGGTCTTCCCGCTCAAGCGTCATCAAGACATAGTTCTTATTGAACTGCGTGAGGTCCTCCTTAAATATGATCTCCTTGACCTTTACTAACTTATCAATATGGCCCCCCAACCTGTCGGCCTTTTCCGGCAGGAGCAGGTTCTGCATATCTTTAAGATTGTTCACAGACTCTTCTACGCACTTCACGTCTTTTTTGTGGTTCTTCCCGAGGGTCTTTATGAGCTCGGAATGCCACGAGTCCCAATACGAGAAATGCTTTTTATACAGCTCCGGAGCGGGCTTCTTGTAATACATCTTTGTCTGGTATATCTTGGGTATCTTCACTACGGCCTTCTTCTTTCGGGTGAATTTCTTCTTGAGGGTCTCGCAACCCGTAAGATTCGCCAACAGACAAACGACCAGCAGCGCACTCAATAATTTTCTCACATCATCACCTCGCGTTTAGCAAAGCTTCAACCTACAATCTTTCTGAAATCATCCTCCGAAATAACCTTTACGCCCATGGCCTTCGCCTTATCCAGCTTTGAGCCGGGCTCAACGCCCGCCACCAGAAAATCGGTATTCTTGCTTACGCTCGAAGACGGGCTTCCTCCCAGTTTTCTCACCAGTTCTTCCGCCGCGGATCTCGAGAACGATCTCAGCGTGCCTGTAATTACTATCGACTTGCCTTCAAGTTTACCGCCGCTCTTCAGGGACGATGACTGCGACATACGAAGCCCTGCGTCCTCCAATTTCTTCAGTATCTTAAGATTATTTTTATTATGGAAAAAATTATATATCGATCCCGCCATCACCGGACCGATCTCTTTGATATCCGTCAGCTCCTGTATATCCTGCTCTTCCAGTTTTTTCATGGAACCGAAATGCTCTGCCAGTATCCAGGCGGCGTTCTCGCCCACATGCCGGATACCTAACGCGAATATAAGACGGTTGAGGTCGTTGGACTTACTCTTTTTTATGGCGTCTATCAGGTTCCCGGCGTTCTTCCTGGCCATCCTTTCCAGTTTTTCTACATCTGCGGCCCTCAGGGAGTATATATCACCGTAATCTTTTATAAGGGCCTTGTCGACGAGCTGGTCGACGATCGCGTCCCCCATGCCGTCGATCTCCATGGCATTACGCGACGCGAAATGGAGGACCGCCTCCTTTATCTGCGCCGGACAGCCCGCGTTCTCGCACCTTATCGCGACCTCTTCTGGCAAACGCGACAACTTCGAGCCGCAGACAGGGCATTTCACCGGTATACGGAACGTCTTTTCGGCCCCGGTCCTCATCTGCTTAGCGACACTGAGGACCTTTGGGATTATCTCGCCGGATTTTTCCACGTATACCTTATCGCCTATCTTCGCATCGAGCCTCTCTATCTCGTCAAAATTATGCAGGGTCGCTCTCGACACGGTCGTACCCGAGAGATGGACGGGTTTTAACAAAGCTACGGGAGTTATCGTCCCGGTCCTTCCGACCTGCACAATTATATCTTTTATTTCGGTCAATGCCTTTTCAGCCGGGAATTTATACGCTATCGACCAACGCGGGCTCTTGGACGTAAAGCCTAACCTCTGCCGCTGTCCGAGATCGTTCACCTTAAGGACCATGCCGTCTATTTCGCAATCGAGCTTCTCTTTCGCGTTTTCCCATGAATCGCAGTATGCGATGACTTCATCGATCGTCCTGCAGAGCTTATAGTGCGGATTCACCCTGAAACCGCAACTCTTCAAATAATCGAGGACCTCTATGTGCGTCCTGAAGTCGATGCCTTCGTAATGGCCTATGCCCCATACATAGATATCGAGCCCGCGCGCCGCTGCTATTTTCGAGTCAAGAAGCTTAAGCGAGCCGGCAGCGGCATTCCTGGGGTTGGCGAAAAGCTCCTCGTTCGCCTTCTCTTTTTCGCGGTTCAGTTTTTCAAAAGCTTTCTTTGCCATATATACTTCGCCGCGGACCTCTATCGCTTTAGGGACGCTCTTTGCTTCATCCCTGAAAACCAGCGGTATGGAACGTATGGTCTTCAAATTGGCCGAGACATCGTCCCCTTTTTCGCCATCCCCCCTGGTCGCGCCCAATGACCATCTCCCGTCTTCGTAAAGCAGCGATATGCTGACACCATCGAATTTCAACTCAACGACATATTCGACGTCTTCGCTTTTCAGGTTCTTCCTTACCCTCTTATCGAAATCTCTTATCTCTTCCGCGGAATAGGTATTATCGAGACTGAGCATGGGGGCTATATGCTTCACAGTCCGGAATTCTTTTACGGGTTCCCCGCCGACGCGCATCGACGGCGAATCCGGAGTGATAAGCTCAGGATGCGCCTCTTCCATGTCTTTCAATTGCCTGTAAAGACCGTCGTATTCCCGGTCGGATATCTCGGGCTTATTCAGGACGTAATACAGGTGGTCGTGCCGCCTGATCGTATCCTTTAATTTTTCGATCTTATCTTTAATCTCTTTCGAAGCCATCTTCATCTTCCTTCGGCTAATCTGTCGGCAAGCATTGTGGGAAGCCCGGCCTTCAATATCTTGACCTGGGCAGATTTGATATCATAAGGAACCCTCCTTATTTCAAATACCGCGCTTTCCGTATCGTAAATTACAAATGACGCCCTCGGATCCCCGTCGCGCGGCTGCCCTATGCTTCCGGCATTAACTATATACTTTTCACCCCGCACCGCCTTCTTTGAGTTACTAACAAACTCCATCCTGCCTTTATCGGTATAGAATATACCCGCAACATGAGTGTGGGCCGCGAAGCAGATCGGCGCTTTCATGATCTTCATTACGGCAGAGGCCTGTTTACTGTCCCATATATAATTAAATCCGGCCGGATTATAGAGCGAGCCGTGAACGAGAGCAAAAGAGCCATCCTCATGTACAACATCGAACGATCTCAGGTAATCAAGTTCATCGCCATCCAGGACGCTCTTCGTCCAGGCAACTGCTTTTGCGACATAGTCGTTGAAGTAGCTCTCATCCAGCAGGCCTAATACTCCCCACTCATGGTTTCCGCTTATCAATATCTTCGGCCGTATAGACCTTAAAAGCTTTAAGCACTCTTTCGGATCGGCCCCGTAACCTACTACATCGCCTATGAAAAGAAATTCGTCTATCTTCTCTTTGGAAAGGGCTTCCAGCACAGCCCGGAACGCCTCCAGGTTGCCATGTATGTCGGATATCAGGGCATAGCGCATGGTTAGAACCTTACGTCGAACCCGACGAACTCGCCGGTCGCTTCCACCGTTTCTTGATCAACGTCGCGGATGTATTCTTTAAAGACGGATGCGATCTTTTGTAAAAACGCATCGAGGTCTGCCTTCTCGCCTTCACAGACAACTTCAACACGGCCGTCATCCAGGTTCTTCGTCCATCCGGTTATACCCATGACGCTAGCGGCCCGTTCAGCCGTAAACCTGAAACCGACGCCCTGGACAGAACCCGAATAATATATATGGAGGCGTTTTTTCATTTAAGGTAGAAAAAGAATGGATATTAGCAAAAAACTTGTCCTACGAAGCTCTACCGCAGTTTGACTGCCTCAAGAGCGAAGTAGGATGGTCGGGGCGGACGGATTTCCCTACGCGCGCACCTTACGTGTTCGCGCTTCGGGCCGGCCAAATTCCTGCCGGGCCAGAGGCCCTTCCCCTCCCTATTCGGTCGGCGGAATTTGGCTTCAAATCCATACACTCTTCCGACTTAAATGGTCGGGGCGGACGGATTTGAACCGTCGACCTCTTGGTCCCGAACCAAGCGCGCTAGCCAGCTGCGCTACGCCCCGTAAAATGATCAAAAATGTAACACTACGAAATTCAGAAAACAAATCTTATTACGAATATCAGGGTTATAAACTTACAAGCTCGTGGCCTCAAACTAATCGCGCTAGCCTCCGCCTAAACCCGACTCTAAACAACTCATGGCGGATCCGCCTTCGGCGGAAGCTGCGCTACGCCCCGTGAAATTTTCGATAGAAAATTTCATCCCGAGGTTGCGATGAATAAGAGCAACCGAGGGACTACATCATCTCTTTTTACGTAGTTAACATAATAACATATATTATAATTATGGGCAAACGAAAAAGACCTACGAGGTGCAATGAGTTTAAGTGATTGCTCCTCGTAGGTCTGTTCAAAGGGTTAGACTGACGGTTACCTCAGCTTGCGTGTTTACCAGTTTTCCTCTTCAAAGAAAAATTCCGGGTCTACCAGTATGGGCGTATAGTCCTTAGGAAACGGGAGCGGGAACGTGGCTACTTCATAAACACCGACGACAACGCGTATGCCCATCTTGCCGATACCTTTCAGAACGCCCCATGTACTGGCAGCCGCAGGGCCTTCCGAATTATTGACCCTGGATATTTGCAGAGGCAGTTCGAACGGGCAGGTAACAACATTGCATAATCCGCGTCCCAGCTTTTTTATAGCGTCTCCGCAATACGCAGGAGTTGTAAATAATACAGATAATAAAAATATAAGACCGGCAATCAATAATATTTTCCTCATTGAGGACCTCCGATTTGCTGTCATCACACTCAAGCAACAAGGGACTACCTTTTGTTCTAATATAGCATATGAACGCATGATTTACAAATATTTATTTATTACCCGGGCGCTCTGCTAAAACCCTTTTTCCCTTAAAAATTTTTCGTTAAGAATAGGATTTTTCTTCGATCCGTTTACATCCTGACCAGCCAGATATTTTGCAATATATTTTCCTATGACGTCGAATTCAATATTCACTTCATCTCCCGGATGCTTTGATCCGAGAGCAGTATTTCCGAGCGTATGCGGTATTATATATACTTTGAATGAATTTTCGGAAGGTTTGGCCACCGTCAGGCTTATGCCATCTAACGCGATAGAGCCTTTTTCAACGATGAGATTTGAATATTTGGCAGGCATGTTTATCTCCAACATAAATTCGCCGGAAAATTTTAGCATATTTTTTATCTTACCAATACAATCTATATGCCCCAGCACAAAATGCCCACCGAGCGCGTCGTCAGTCCTCAGGGAATCTTCAAGATTAACAAGGTCGCCCCGCTTCAATCCTTCCAATCCCGATTTTCTTAACGTCTCCGCCATTACATCGAAAGCGAGCGTGCCATTCCTCTTTTCTACAACCGTCAAACAAGCGCCGTTAACAGCAACGCTATCGCCTATGACGACACGACCGCATATATCTTTGGCGGATACATCGAGCCTGCGCGTCTTGCCTGATCCGCCAAAACTCCGGACCGTACCCAATTCTTTTATTATACCGGTAAACATTACCTTGCCCTCGCCTCTATCAAGACGTCTTCCTCAAACCTCTTTATTTTTATATCCCGGAGCATCACCGCTTTACTCATCTTTCCAACGCCCAAACCTTCGACGGCTGTCACGGCATCTCTGCCTCCGACTATCTTAGGGGCGATAAAGAATAGGAACCTGTCGGCCAGCCTTTCTTCTATCAGGCTGGCAGCCAATTCCCCGCCGCCCTCGACCAGTACGTGTGTTATGTTAAGAACGCCTAATATCCTGAAGAGGTCTTTCAAATCGACTCTTCCGCCTTTTGCCTTCGCCCGCAGGAAATTTACACCTTTAGCCTTGTAAAGCCTGGTTTTCCGTTCCGGCATGTTCTTAGTAGTCGCTATGATGACCGGAGAAACGGCAGTAGTAGAAAATATCTTGGCCTTCAGAGGCGTCTTGACATGGCTGTCGACTATTATCCTTATCGGCTCTTTGCCGGATGACGCCCCGCTCAAGAGCGTGGGATCGTCCTTTGCCGCGGTGTTGGATCCCGTCATGACGGCGTCCACCCTCCCCCGAAGCCCCCTGACATAATGTCTGGCGTCTTCAGACGTTATCCACTTTGAGTCGCCCGTCCTTGTAGCTATCTTACCGTCAAGCGATTCCGCCATCTTAAGAGTTACAAACGGCATGCGTGTACTTATAAATTTAATATAAGGACTGTTCAGATCCCGCGCTTCCTGCTCTAAGACGCCGACGGTGCACTCTACTCCGGCCTTCCTTAATTTCCTGAAGCCTTTACCGTTATTTATAGGATTGGGATCTCTCATAGCAGCCACTACTTTTTTTATTCCGTGCTCAATAATCGCGGCGGTGCACGGCGGCGTCCTTCCGAAATGGTCACAAGGCTCGAGAGTGACGTAAAGGATAGCGCCCTTTGCTTTCGAACCGGCCTGTCTTAAAGCAATAACTTCGGCGTGCGGCGCTCCGCACTTCTTATGGTATCCGCGGCCGACTATCCTGCCGTTCCTGACAATGACCGCGCCGACGGCCGGGTTGGGGCTCGTCAAACCTTCGGCCTTCCGGGCCAGGTCCAGGGCTATACGCATGTATTCATCGTGGGCATTCATAACACGAAACCTTCAGTCTGACCATTTGAGCAGACCTACGAGGAGTGATTACTTTAACTCGTCACACCTCGTAGGTCTTTTGTTTGGCATTGACCTGCGAGGTCGAACCGGTTTAAGTAATTCGTCCTCGCAGGTCTAAACTAGTTACTTTCTATTCTCAGCCTTTATTCTGTCCGCCTCCGCTTTTAGCTTATCCACCAGTTCATATGGGACTCTTGTAGTGCCGATCAGGACCCTGCCTTTGCCCAGGCCATGGCAATCGGAACCGCCTGAGGCAAGAAGCCCGTACATCTTCGCGATCTCTTCGTAATGCCTGGTCACTGTAGGCGTGTGGTCTGTATGGTAAACCTCGATGCCTTTCAATCCGTATCCTATAAGTTCCGGGATATGCTCGTCCTTGCACATTATTCCCGGATGGGCCAGGACAGGCACGCCCCCGGCTTTCAATATCAGCCCTATCGCCTCCTGAGGAGTAAAGGCAATGTTCGAAACATAACACGGCTTTAAAAAACCTATATATTTATCGAACGCCTCTTTCAGCCTCTTTATCTTTCCTGTCCTCAGCATAGCCTGGGCTAAGTGCATCCGTCCGACCGAACCTTTGCCGGATATTTTAAATACATCGCCGGCGTCCATCCTGACGTTTTCCTGCGCCAGTTTGGCGACCATCTTGTGTATGCGTTCTATCCTGATGCCCTGGATCTCTTTGAGCCGCTTCCGGAGCCACTCCTGTTCCCAATCGATGAAATACCCGAGGAGGTGTATCTCGGCGTCGGGTTTTTCCACTGTAAGCTCTATGCCGGGCACTATTTCGACTCCGGACCGCAGCCCGAGCTCCGTACACGGCCCTATCCCGTCTATCGAATCGTGGTCGCATATCGCTATGGCGGCCAAAGCCTTGTTGCTTGCCGTAGCTACGACCTCTTCGGGCGAGAACGTAGAGTCGGAATAGAATGTGTGTATGTGCAGGTCGGCATATTTCATGGTTCGATTCGCTCCGCTCGCTCACCATTACCCTGAGTAAGGCTATTATTTGAATAGAGGCCGCGTCGAAGGGTCATTTGGCCGGTTTTCTTTCTGTCTTGTTGATATTGTCGAGGACTCCATTAACGAACTTCCCGGAATCCGTGTCCCCGTATTTCTTCGCGATATCGATCGCTTCATTTATCGATACCTTGGGCGGTATCTCTTCCATATAGATAAGCTCATATGTGGCGAACCGCAGCACGTTCCGGTCTATGACGGCGATCCTCTTCAGTTCCCAGTTCGTCGTATGTTCGGATATCAGGGCGTCTATCGCCTCTCTGTTCTTGATGACGCCGCGAACGAGATTCTCGGTAAATGTCCTGACCTGCGGCTCCATAACATCGCTGTTCTGCCAGTAGTTGTCGACGCACTTCTGCGGGTCCTCGTTCGTTATGTCTATCGCGTAGAGTATCTTAAGCGCGCATTCTCTGGCTTTGGTCCGTTTTCTCATAGTCAGAATACTCCTTGAGTGATTAAGCGATTCTGAAGTCAGACACTCTTGGCGATTCTATAAGCAAACTCTCGCAGCGATTAAGTAAAAACTTATTGATTTTAACCCAGACTTAATCACTTAATCGCTGACTCACACTAACTCAAAATCGCCAAGCGAATCTAACCGAAGAATCACTTCTATTATATTTTCTCCCACAAACTCGCCATCTCGATCGCCGATAATGCGGCGTCGCGGCCCTTGTTGCCGTCCTTGGTACCGGCCCTTTCGATGGCCTGCTCCAGGTTGTCGGCTGTAATCACACCGAATATACACGGCGTTCCGGTATCGAGCGAAACCTTGGCCACGCCTTTTGCCGCCTCGCTCGCAACGAATTCGAAATGCGGCGTTGCGCCCCTTATAACCGTACCAAGGCATATGACCGCGTCATACTTTTTCGACTTTGCCAGTTTTAACGCAACTATCGGTATCTCGAAAGCGCCCGGCACCCAGACCACATCCTGGCTATTATCGACCGCGCCGTGCCTGGCCAGAGTGTCGAGGCACCCTTCCAGGAGCTTCGACGATATGAATTCGTTAAAACGCGATATCACTATCGCGAACTTCTTCCCTTTCGCCATCAAGTCAGACTTTATTACATTTGCCATGCT includes:
- a CDS encoding acylphosphatase gives rise to the protein MKKRLHIYYSGSVQGVGFRFTAERAASVMGITGWTKNLDDGRVEVVCEGEKADLDAFLQKIASVFKEYIRDVDQETVEATGEFVGFDVRF
- the ribE gene encoding 6,7-dimethyl-8-ribityllumazine synthase, translating into MANVIKSDLMAKGKKFAIVISRFNEFISSKLLEGCLDTLARHGAVDNSQDVVWVPGAFEIPIVALKLAKSKKYDAVICLGTVIRGATPHFEFVASEAAKGVAKVSLDTGTPCIFGVITADNLEQAIERAGTKDGNKGRDAALSAIEMASLWEKI
- the nusB gene encoding transcription antitermination factor NusB; translated protein: MRKRTKARECALKILYAIDITNEDPQKCVDNYWQNSDVMEPQVRTFTENLVRGVIKNREAIDALISEHTTNWELKRIAVIDRNVLRFATYELIYMEEIPPKVSINEAIDIAKKYGDTDSGKFVNGVLDNINKTERKPAK
- the ligA gene encoding NAD-dependent DNA ligase LigA translates to MKMASKEIKDKIEKLKDTIRRHDHLYYVLNKPEISDREYDGLYRQLKDMEEAHPELITPDSPSMRVGGEPVKEFRTVKHIAPMLSLDNTYSAEEIRDFDKRVRKNLKSEDVEYVVELKFDGVSISLLYEDGRWSLGATRGDGEKGDDVSANLKTIRSIPLVFRDEAKSVPKAIEVRGEVYMAKKAFEKLNREKEKANEELFANPRNAAAGSLKLLDSKIAAARGLDIYVWGIGHYEGIDFRTHIEVLDYLKSCGFRVNPHYKLCRTIDEVIAYCDSWENAKEKLDCEIDGMVLKVNDLGQRQRLGFTSKSPRWSIAYKFPAEKALTEIKDIIVQVGRTGTITPVALLKPVHLSGTTVSRATLHNFDEIERLDAKIGDKVYVEKSGEIIPKVLSVAKQMRTGAEKTFRIPVKCPVCGSKLSRLPEEVAIRCENAGCPAQIKEAVLHFASRNAMEIDGMGDAIVDQLVDKALIKDYGDIYSLRAADVEKLERMARKNAGNLIDAIKKSKSNDLNRLIFALGIRHVGENAAWILAEHFGSMKKLEEQDIQELTDIKEIGPVMAGSIYNFFHNKNNLKILKKLEDAGLRMSQSSSLKSGGKLEGKSIVITGTLRSFSRSAAEELVRKLGGSPSSSVSKNTDFLVAGVEPGSKLDKAKAMGVKVISEDDFRKIVG
- a CDS encoding exosortase system-associated protein, TIGR04073 family; protein product: MRKILLIAGLIFLLSVLFTTPAYCGDAIKKLGRGLCNVVTCPFELPLQISRVNNSEGPAAASTWGVLKGIGKMGIRVVVGVYEVATFPLPFPKDYTPILVDPEFFFEEENW
- a CDS encoding PHP domain-containing protein; the protein is MKYADLHIHTFYSDSTFSPEEVVATASNKALAAIAICDHDSIDGIGPCTELGLRSGVEIVPGIELTVEKPDAEIHLLGYFIDWEQEWLRKRLKEIQGIRIERIHKMVAKLAQENVRMDAGDVFKISGKGSVGRMHLAQAMLRTGKIKRLKEAFDKYIGFLKPCYVSNIAFTPQEAIGLILKAGGVPVLAHPGIMCKDEHIPELIGYGLKGIEVYHTDHTPTVTRHYEEIAKMYGLLASGGSDCHGLGKGRVLIGTTRVPYELVDKLKAEADRIKAENRK
- a CDS encoding metallophosphoesterase family protein, which gives rise to MRYALISDIHGNLEAFRAVLEALSKEKIDEFLFIGDVVGYGADPKECLKLLRSIRPKILISGNHEWGVLGLLDESYFNDYVAKAVAWTKSVLDGDELDYLRSFDVVHEDGSFALVHGSLYNPAGFNYIWDSKQASAVMKIMKAPICFAAHTHVAGIFYTDKGRMEFVSNSKKAVRGEKYIVNAGSIGQPRDGDPRASFVIYDTESAVFEIRRVPYDIKSAQVKILKAGLPTMLADRLAEGR
- a CDS encoding riboflavin synthase, with the translated sequence MFTGIIKELGTVRSFGGSGKTRRLDVSAKDICGRVVIGDSVAVNGACLTVVEKRNGTLAFDVMAETLRKSGLEGLKRGDLVNLEDSLRTDDALGGHFVLGHIDCIGKIKNMLKFSGEFMLEINMPAKYSNLIVEKGSIALDGISLTVAKPSENSFKVYIIPHTLGNTALGSKHPGDEVNIEFDVIGKYIAKYLAGQDVNGSKKNPILNEKFLREKGF
- the ribD gene encoding bifunctional diaminohydroxyphosphoribosylaminopyrimidine deaminase/5-amino-6-(5-phosphoribosylamino)uracil reductase RibD, with translation MNAHDEYMRIALDLARKAEGLTSPNPAVGAVIVRNGRIVGRGYHKKCGAPHAEVIALRQAGSKAKGAILYVTLEPCDHFGRTPPCTAAIIEHGIKKVVAAMRDPNPINNGKGFRKLRKAGVECTVGVLEQEARDLNSPYIKFISTRMPFVTLKMAESLDGKIATRTGDSKWITSEDARHYVRGLRGRVDAVMTGSNTAAKDDPTLLSGASSGKEPIRIIVDSHVKTPLKAKIFSTTAVSPVIIATTKNMPERKTRLYKAKGVNFLRAKAKGGRVDLKDLFRILGVLNITHVLVEGGGELAASLIEERLADRFLFFIAPKIVGGRDAVTAVEGLGVGKMSKAVMLRDIKIKRFEEDVLIEARAR